The following is a genomic window from Vibrio cyclitrophicus.
GTCTAGTGATCACTCGTGAAGGCGGTGACGCTTACGAAGAGATGATTCCTAAGCATCGTCAATTGAACGTGTTTGAAGGTGAGAAGATTGAACGTGGTGATGTAATCGCCGACGGTCCTGAAACTCCACACGATATCCTGCGTCTACGTGGTATCCACGCTGTGACTCAGTACATCGCGAACGAAGTTCAAGAAGTTTACCGTTTACAAGGCGTTAAGATTAACGATAAGCACATTGAGACTATCGTTCGTCAAATGCTACGTAAGTGTACAATCACCCATTCTGGTGACTCTCAGTTCCTACCTGGCGAACAAGTTGAGTACCACAATGTTAAGATTGCTAACCGTAAACTAGAAGCTGAAGGTAAAGAACTAGTACGTTTCGAACGTGATCTACTAGGTATTACTAAAGCATCTCTTGCAACTGAGTCATTCATCTCAGCTGCATCGTTCCAAGAAACGACTCGCGTACTAACAGAAGCTGCGGTTTCTGGTAAGCGTGATGACCTTCGCGGCCTGAAAGAGAACGTAATTGTTGGTCGTCTGATCCCAGCTGGTACTGGTTTCGCATACCACCAAGAGCGTCAAAAGCAACGTGAAGAAGAGCAAGAAGGTCCTTCAGCTGAACAAGCTACTGACAATCTAGCAGCACTTCTAAATGCTGGTTTCTCTTCAGAAGAGTAAGCTCTACGAGTAGTCTCTAAGAGATAAAAAAAGGCACCTTCGGGTGCCTTTTTTGTATCTGAAATATAAGTGAATCATGGCGACTGCGAGCAGTCTTAACTCTTTAATACCAATCACAGTAAGTAAATGATCAGAAATAGCGCAGGAAAAAGATTTGAGAACAAGGCGAATTTTTTTGATAAGTAGTTATTTTACAATCAAAAACTCTAACTCAGTTATCGAGCGTTGGCTGGTGGATGCTGATTTTGGAATGTAGTTTTGTCCAGTATCGAACATTAAGGTACTGGGGGATCTTAAAATCTTCCACTGAACGTGTAGGGTGGGTTATATAATCTATAGACAAAACGAAAAGCTTGCACAGAGGCAAGCTTAGAAGATGTTAAGCCAATTATGCCCCTGGTGGAACGGCTAAGCTATCGGCAATTTGTTGTATCAGTTGATCTTCCACTTCAAACCTTGCCTCAATAATCTCACCAATTAGAGACAAATCACTATCAAAACTTTCTAGCGCATCACTCGCTTCAATTGCAGCGTACTTATCGGTAAAGTTAAGTAGTGGCTCAGTGGTAAGAACGATATGACCATAAGACTGGTTAATTTCGTCTGTTGCTTTGAAGCCAGTAGACTGCCATTTATCCATCACCATGTCATATATTTTGAAATGACCTTCAGAGATGTAATCAACAAGATGTTGGCTGAATTTTTGGAGCGCTTCTGGAGATGGTAGTTCAGTGATAGCAGGTGTTTTTGACGATGAAGGCTTTAGAGCGGCAAGCTTACAATACTCAACGATTAGAGACTGTCGAGTTTCGAGCCAATGATCGATGACCTCATTAGAGCCACCCCATTGTTCTTGTACTTGTTTGAATTTATTTAGCATGACCATGTCCTCATGATCTGATCACAACCTTGTGATCAAGTAATTGCCTAAGCAGGGTCCATTTTATTGGTAGCTACTAAAAGTAATAGTTTGAATTATTCTCTGCTACAACTCTAGTATGAAATTAGATTGCCAGTAAAATGAACGAACTGCAAGCAATGAGGTATAGGGATGTTAAAAAAAAGTGATAACAAAATGACAGAGCAAGCTTATTGGTGCGTCGTTTCAGGTAGTGATATTTGGGTTAATAATGATCAGTTTCCTTATGGGTCTGCTGATGAGTTAGGGCTGAGTGTTGAACACGCGATCTGTATCGGTCAGCATCAAGGTCGTAAAGTGTATTGGCTCAACGACTGTGATGTTGAGAGTGAACTAACCATGGTTAACCTGAGGGAGTTACTTCATTGGCCTGAATCTAGTTTCCTTACCGCAAGTAAAGCTATCCAATATGGGCACATGACACAAAGTATGCGTTTCTGCCCGCAATGTGGTGGTCGTAATCACCTCAACCATAATCAGGTGGCGATGCAATGCGGAGACTGTCGAACACTTCATTATCCTCGTATCTTCCCGTGCATCATTGTTGCTGTACGTAACGACAACAAGATATTGCTTGCACAGCACCCTAGGCATAAAACTGGTATGTATACCGTGATAGCGGGCTTCCTAGAAGTTGGAGAAACCCTAGAGCAGTGTGTTGCAAGAGAGGTTAAAGAAGAAACGGGCGTTGATGTGGATGATATTCGTTACTTTGGCAGTCAACCATGGGCTTTTCCATCGAGTATGATGATGGCCTTTCTCGCTGACTACGCTGGCGGTACGCTCAAGCCAGATTACAGTGAACTGTCGGATGCCCAATGGTTTGATGTAACAAGCCTGCCTGATATAGCTCCAGTAGGAACGATTGCGAGACAATTGATTGAGAAAACTGTGGGTGACGTGATGAAAAATGGTGTGGCAGAGCAGACGATAGAGTACTAATTTACCTATGATAGTATTTGGTCTATAGGTGGTCAAAAGCTAAAAAAAACCCTCCACAAGTGGAGGGGGTAAGTAAGATGTCGTTATGAGATGCTGAGTAGTGACTACTCAGATGTTATAATTGTAATTTTCGCTAGCGAACAAATTTTTAACATGCTCCTGCAATTGGGTGCAAATTAAGCATTGATTTAAAAGTTAATAACTTGATCTAGGTTGCAAAGCACACAGCTTTTACCCTTCAATCAGTGTTAGAATACTTGCCATCAAAACTAGACAAGATTGAATTGGAATTTAACGGAATGACCGAATTAAAAAACGATCGCTATTTACGCGCACTTTTAAAACAGCCTGTTGATTACACACCAGTATGGATGATGCGCCAAGCTGGCCGCTATCTTCCAGAGTACAAAGCAACGCGTGCTGAAGCGGGCGATTTCATGTCTTTGTGCAAAAACGCTGAACTAGCATCAGAAGTAACACTTCAACCTTTACGTCGTTTCCCGCTTGATGCGGCAATCTTGTTCTCTGACATCCTAACTATCCCTGACGCAATGGGCTTAGGCTTGTACTTTGAAACTGGTGAAGGTCCTAAATTTGAACGCCCTATCACATGTAAAGCTGACGTAGAGAAGATTGGCCTACCGGATCCCGAAGGCGAGCTTCAATACGTAATGAATGCTGTTCGTCAGATCCGTAAAGATCTGAAAGGCGAAGTGCCATTGATTGGTTTCTCTGGTAGCCCATGGACTCTAGCGACCTACATGGTTGAAGGTGGAAGTTCTAAGGCATTCACTAAGATCAAGAAGATGATGTACGCAGAACCACAAACGCTGCACTTGCTTCTAGACAAGCTGGCTGACAGTGTTATCGAATACCTGAACGCGCAAATTAAAGCGGGTGCTCAATCGGTAATGGTATTTGATACATGGGGTGGTGTGCTGACTCCTCGTGACTACAACCTATTCTCACTGCAATACATGCACAAGATCGTTGATGGCCTAATCCGTGAAAACGAAGGTCGTCGAGTACCGGTTACTCTGTTCACTAAGAACGGGGGCATGTGGCTTGAGTCTATCGCAGCAACAGGTTGTGATGCGGTAGGTCTAGATTGGACAATCAACATCGCAGATGCAAAAGCTCGCATCGGCGACAAAGTGGCACTGCAAGGTAACATGGACCCTTCTATGCTTTACGCTCAACCAGAACGTATTCGTGAAGAAGTGGGCAGTATTCTGGAAGGCTTTGGCGACGCAGGTACAGGCCATGTATTTAACCTAGGTCACGGTATCCATTTAGATGTGCCGCCAGAAAACGCTGGTGTATTCGTTGACGCTGTTCACGAACTGTCTAAGCCTTACCACAAGTAATCCTGTGTAAGACGATTGAAAGCGCTGCTGGGCAACCTACAGCGCATTTTTATTGCCTGAAGATTTGTTGAAATTCGTTGTGTGCAGTTAATTAGGCGTTTGGAACATGGTAGGCCAAATGCTCTGAAATGTGTTTCCTGATATAAGGAATGACTTCACTTTCGAACCAAGGGTTCTTCTTGAGCCAGATATTATTGCGTGGTGAAGGGTGGGGAAGTGGTAAAAACTCTGGTGCCCAAGCCTGCCAGTTCTTGACTGTCTCTGTCAGTGTTTTAGTTGTCTTTTCCTTTAAATAATAGTTTTGCGCATACTGACCAATCAGCAGTGTCATTTGAATGTTGGGTAGGGATTGCAGCACTTTCTGATGCCACAACTCAGCACATTCTGGTCTTGGAGGGAGGTCGCCACTTTTTCCTTTCCCCGGGTAACAAAACCCCATAGGCACAATCGCCACTTTTTGCTCGTCATAAAAGGTATCGCTGTCTATCCCTAACCATTCTCTCAATCGTTCACCACTGGCATCGTTCCAAGGGATGGATGACTCATGCACCTTGATGCCCGGCGCTTGACCTATGATCAGCAAGCGCGCGTTTGGGTGTGCTTGAATCACAGGATTAGCCCCATGTGATAGATGAGGCTCACAAGCGGTGCATTGTCGTATCTCGGTGAGCAGTGATGAGAACATCAGTAACCTTTGTCGAAGTCGATAGTGTGGTTCAGTTTAAAGCCATCTCGCCACTGTTGGTAATTCTCGGCGAAGATTTCTACTACTTGCCTTGGCTCGCTCAGTGCTGCAATGTGTGGAGTGATGGTCACTTGCGGCAGTTTCCAGAAAGGGTGATCTTTGGGTAGAGGCTCATTTTCAAACACATCTAGAAATGCGTGCTCCACCCACTTATTTTTAATCGCTAACAGTAAGGCTTTGTTATCTAGGCTTTCCCCCCTGCCAACATTAAACAGCAGTACATTAGAGCAATAGCCTAGGGTAGTTTCATCCAACAGTTGATAGGTTTCAGCAGTTGATGGCAAGGTGTTGACCACAATATCCGCTTGTTTAAGGGCGGCTTCTATCTCATTGATGTGGAAAGTTTGTTTAAAGGTCTCTTGCTTTGATGGGATACCCGTACGGTTGACTCCAATGGTATAAATACCAAACGCAGCGGCAGTTTTCGCTAAATGACTTCCAATTGAACCTGTCCCTAAAATCACCATAGTTTTGCCAGCTAGGCTAGTATAAAGCTGTGGATGCCAATTCTTCTCGGCCTGTTGCTGGTGGTAATGAGGGAAGTGTCTGAAGTGACTGATCGTGTAACCCAACACGTATTCAGCGATCGCCGGGCCGAAAATACCTTTCACATTGGTGAGTGTATAGTCTTGGCGAAGATCTGGTTGGGTGAGCTTGTTAATTCCAGCATAGGTGCTTTGAACCCAGTCGAGTTGTTTAAACTCATCAAGGCGTTCAGCTATGAGTGGAGGCGATGCCAAGACAACCTCGGCTAACTCGGGGTTTTGAGTGATTTCTAGGTCGGGTAAATCCTGGTTTAGAATTAGTTGCGTATAGGTATCGTCATGCTCAGTAAGAATATAGAGCTTATTCGTAAAATTGTTCATCGGCTTACCTTTTCCCCCTAGGGTTTATCAAGTACACTTTCGCTGTCTTTTTCTGCAATTATTGAGTGACTATGCTTCAGAATCCACTGCAGGTTCGTCTTGAAAAGTTAGAACCTTGGCAACAAATTACTTTTATGGCGTGTCTATGTGAGCGTATGTATCCTAACTATGCCATGTTTTGTGAGAATACAGAATTTGCGGAAGCTCGAATCTATCGTGACGTGTTGGATAGCATCTGGGAAATCTTAACGGTTAAAACTGCAAAGGTGAATTTTGAGCGTCAACTTGAGAAAGTTGAAGAGCTATTCCCTAGCGGTGATGATTTTGATTTTTATGGTGTTTACCCAGCCATGGATGCATGCCAAGGCTTAGCAACATTAATTCATGGTCTACTTGATCGTGAGCATATGTTGGAAGCTGTAATTAAAGTGAGTCAACAATCGGTGAAGACGGTTGCTGAGCTTGAGTTTGCTCAAGGCGCTGACGAAGTGACGAACGAAAACCAGAAAGAAAATGAAGCGGTGTGTGAAGAGTGGGATGTTCAGTGGGCGATCTTCCGACCATTACGTGAAACGGCAGAGCGCGACCTAGAATTGATTAAAGACTTACGCCACGAACTGCGTGAAGACCCTGTGAGTAACATTGGTGTTGCGTTGTAATTCGCTTTTGCGTCAAAGTATGAATAAAACAAAGGCTCCCTAGGGAGCCTTTGTTTTATCTGATGGTATGAAGCGTGGATTAAGAATCTTTTTTATCTTCGTTCTGCGCTTTGTCCTTTGATGAGCCGTTATCTGATTTTGAATCTGATGAGTTGTCGTCTACTAGAGTTTCCTCTGGCTCGTCCTCTTCATCGCGGTTTTCGATAACACCGTGTGTCTCTTTCCACGTTTCCCAGCGTTGGAACGCCAGTTCTTGCATATCGGTGGTTTTGTCCGCTTCATCGACGATCTCTTCACCAACTAAGTGTTCAAAGATATCTTCTAGGGTAATGATGCCTTGAATCGTACCGTATTCATCAACCACTAAAGATAGTTGAAGGCGGTTTGCCATCATCTGGTCAAAGGCTTTAGCCAAACCCATATTGTTCAGCAACACGTGGATAGGGCGCATAACTTCACCCAGAGCTTTTTCGCCACAACCTGCTTGCTGCAATCTAAATAGCTCTAAGCGGTGTACAAAACCAATGATGTTGTCACTCTGCTCGCTGTAAATCAACGGACGTGAGAATGGCGTGTCTTTATGTTGTTCTAGGAACGTATTGACACTCATTTCCGCATCAACACGGAATACCACTGGACGTGGTGTCATTACCTGAGTCACGGGTACATCTTGAATACCCAGTAGGTTGCTCAGAATTTTTGACTCACCTTCTGCAAACTCGCCGCTCTCTTTTGCCAAAATCGCCATTGCAGATAACTCATCACGCATTTTTGGTGCTTGGTGGCCACGAGCAAGACGTTTGGTGATCTGTTCTGAGAACCATACAAACGGTGTTAGGAAGAATACCATCCAGCGCAGCACGCTTGCCGAAGCAGGAGCAAGTTGACGCCAGTAGGTTGCACCAATGGTTTTTGGAACAATCTCAGACAACACCAAAATACCTAGCGTTAGCACGGCTGAGAAGACACCTAACCATTGGCTACCAAAAACAACAGCCGCTTGTGCACCTGCTGTCGCAGCACCGATAGTATGCGCGATGGTGTTGAGCGTTAAAATTGACGCAAGCGGGCGGTCAATATCTGTTTTCAGTTTGTCTAATGACTCTGCTGCAGGGTGCCCATTTTGTTTTAGTTGAGCAATATAGCTCGGACTAATACTCAAAAGTACAGCTTCCAAAACAGAACAAATAAAAGAAACTCCAATGGCAATGGAGACGTAAATAGTTAGCAGCAGCATGTTTGCCCTTAAATTAAATTGTACGCTTTAGCAGCGATTCAGCGTGGATTATAGAGATAAAGTAGTGGTTAGGTCATCATTAATTTTGCTCTCAGCCCCTTTTAAACAAGGGCTTGCCATCGAAATTCAGTAACAAATTGTGAGTTATTACTCATATTATGGCTAAAACTCCGTCATTAGAGCTAAAGATCGACGACAAACCTTTGCCAGATGGGGCATTTATGTTTTAGAGTGAATTGAATTCAAAAATACAAAGAAGGGAAACCTAAAATGAACAAGACTCAATTAATCGACTTTATTGCTGAAAAAGCGGACCTTTCTAAAGCACAAGCTAAAGCTGCTCTAGAAGCGACTCTTGGTGGTGTTACAGATGCTCTTAAAGACGGCGATCAAGTTCAGCTAATTGGTTTTGGTACTTTTAAAGTAAACCACCGTGCAGCTCGCACTGGTCGTAACCCAAAAACTGGTGATGAGATCCAAATCGCTGCGGCAAATGTTCCAGCATTTGTTGCAGGTAAAGCGCTGAAAGATTCAGTGAAATAATCTAAACTGTACCGAGGTAGTCGTATTCCACCTCGGTACAGGTTTTATGAAAAAAGCATTTCTTCTCGTTTCACTGTTATCTACATTTCTCATTGGCTGTTCTTCAACCAGTCCTCGCACCAACCTAGAGCAATTTGAAACCCACACCGGCGGCCAAGTTATGGGCGATGCGACGAGTTTCTACTGGGTCACTAACAAGCTAACGCAACCTCATACCTCTGCTGACTATGTCACTATGGGCGATTACGGCTGGTACAAAACTGACTATGCTTGGTCAGAAGATGTGCTTCGTGAATTTGTCCGTGAAGGCGAGCTACGCGATGACTCACTCTCATTAGTTCCGTATCGTGTGCATGTGCGTTTCAATCAATCTGGTGAAGCGGTATACCAGCAATATCGCCTTGATGGAAAAGTCCTACCGCTACAGTCGGTTCAACTGGACAGATTTAAACAGGAAGCGACATCTGCTCTCGACGTTACTGAGAAGCAAAATGATGCAGGGTTAGAGCTTTTACAGGGTTACTGGAATGGTAAAGTGTTTCAGACTTGTTCTGGTCAGCAATTTACTGACATTGAGTTCAACCAAACATTGCCTAATTTTGTGATTAACCGTTTGTCGTCTGTAGAAAGCTATGGTGCTTTTGTCGGCAAGGGATCTCTTAGAAAATTATCAGTCGCTGAATTCTTGATGTTGGCAGATGATAACCATCAGTGCATCGCAAGACCATCTTTACTGAAAGAGTAAAGAATATTGAAAAGATATAAGAGTATTTGGCCTACTATAGGCCAAGTGCTGATTAGTCAGTACAAGTACCACTAATCGGTAAAAAAGGCGCCTGTTGAGGCGCCTTTTCTTTTATTCAATTGCAGTTATTCATTTGCTGATATTCGAATCTAGCCGAATGATGATGTTGATTACTGCTCTTGTTCGCGCGCAATCGCACGATAACCGATGTCATTGCGGTGAAACATACCATTCCAGCTAACTTGCTTAGTCAACGCGTAAGCGCGTTCCTGAGCCTCAGAAACCGTGTTACCGAGTGCAGTCGCACAAAGTACACGACCACCGTTTGTCACCACATCGCCAGCTTGGTTATTTGTCGTACCTGCATGGAAAACCTTTTGGCCTTCAACTTCGCTTGTTGGTAGTGAAATAACGTCACCTTTTGCGTAGTCAGCAGGGTAACCGCCAGCTGCAAGAACGACACCAATAGACGCGCGTGGATCCCACTTAGACTCTGCTTCGTCG
Proteins encoded in this region:
- a CDS encoding Rsd/AlgQ family anti-sigma factor; this translates as MVMLNKFKQVQEQWGGSNEVIDHWLETRQSLIVEYCKLAALKPSSSKTPAITELPSPEALQKFSQHLVDYISEGHFKIYDMVMDKWQSTGFKATDEINQSYGHIVLTTEPLLNFTDKYAAIEASDALESFDSDLSLIGEIIEARFEVEDQLIQQIADSLAVPPGA
- the nudC gene encoding NAD(+) diphosphatase, producing MLKKSDNKMTEQAYWCVVSGSDIWVNNDQFPYGSADELGLSVEHAICIGQHQGRKVYWLNDCDVESELTMVNLRELLHWPESSFLTASKAIQYGHMTQSMRFCPQCGGRNHLNHNQVAMQCGDCRTLHYPRIFPCIIVAVRNDNKILLAQHPRHKTGMYTVIAGFLEVGETLEQCVAREVKEETGVDVDDIRYFGSQPWAFPSSMMMAFLADYAGGTLKPDYSELSDAQWFDVTSLPDIAPVGTIARQLIEKTVGDVMKNGVAEQTIEY
- the hemE gene encoding uroporphyrinogen decarboxylase, whose protein sequence is MTELKNDRYLRALLKQPVDYTPVWMMRQAGRYLPEYKATRAEAGDFMSLCKNAELASEVTLQPLRRFPLDAAILFSDILTIPDAMGLGLYFETGEGPKFERPITCKADVEKIGLPDPEGELQYVMNAVRQIRKDLKGEVPLIGFSGSPWTLATYMVEGGSSKAFTKIKKMMYAEPQTLHLLLDKLADSVIEYLNAQIKAGAQSVMVFDTWGGVLTPRDYNLFSLQYMHKIVDGLIRENEGRRVPVTLFTKNGGMWLESIAATGCDAVGLDWTINIADAKARIGDKVALQGNMDPSMLYAQPERIREEVGSILEGFGDAGTGHVFNLGHGIHLDVPPENAGVFVDAVHELSKPYHK
- a CDS encoding uracil-DNA glycosylase family protein; this translates as MFSSLLTEIRQCTACEPHLSHGANPVIQAHPNARLLIIGQAPGIKVHESSIPWNDASGERLREWLGIDSDTFYDEQKVAIVPMGFCYPGKGKSGDLPPRPECAELWHQKVLQSLPNIQMTLLIGQYAQNYYLKEKTTKTLTETVKNWQAWAPEFLPLPHPSPRNNIWLKKNPWFESEVIPYIRKHISEHLAYHVPNA
- a CDS encoding D-2-hydroxyacid dehydrogenase — translated: MNNFTNKLYILTEHDDTYTQLILNQDLPDLEITQNPELAEVVLASPPLIAERLDEFKQLDWVQSTYAGINKLTQPDLRQDYTLTNVKGIFGPAIAEYVLGYTISHFRHFPHYHQQQAEKNWHPQLYTSLAGKTMVILGTGSIGSHLAKTAAAFGIYTIGVNRTGIPSKQETFKQTFHINEIEAALKQADIVVNTLPSTAETYQLLDETTLGYCSNVLLFNVGRGESLDNKALLLAIKNKWVEHAFLDVFENEPLPKDHPFWKLPQVTITPHIAALSEPRQVVEIFAENYQQWRDGFKLNHTIDFDKGY
- a CDS encoding YjaG family protein, which codes for MLQNPLQVRLEKLEPWQQITFMACLCERMYPNYAMFCENTEFAEARIYRDVLDSIWEILTVKTAKVNFERQLEKVEELFPSGDDFDFYGVYPAMDACQGLATLIHGLLDREHMLEAVIKVSQQSVKTVAELEFAQGADEVTNENQKENEAVCEEWDVQWAIFRPLRETAERDLELIKDLRHELREDPVSNIGVAL
- a CDS encoding CNNM domain-containing protein, with product MLLLTIYVSIAIGVSFICSVLEAVLLSISPSYIAQLKQNGHPAAESLDKLKTDIDRPLASILTLNTIAHTIGAATAGAQAAVVFGSQWLGVFSAVLTLGILVLSEIVPKTIGATYWRQLAPASASVLRWMVFFLTPFVWFSEQITKRLARGHQAPKMRDELSAMAILAKESGEFAEGESKILSNLLGIQDVPVTQVMTPRPVVFRVDAEMSVNTFLEQHKDTPFSRPLIYSEQSDNIIGFVHRLELFRLQQAGCGEKALGEVMRPIHVLLNNMGLAKAFDQMMANRLQLSLVVDEYGTIQGIITLEDIFEHLVGEEIVDEADKTTDMQELAFQRWETWKETHGVIENRDEEDEPEETLVDDNSSDSKSDNGSSKDKAQNEDKKDS
- the hupA gene encoding nucleoid-associated protein HU-alpha, encoding MNKTQLIDFIAEKADLSKAQAKAALEATLGGVTDALKDGDQVQLIGFGTFKVNHRAARTGRNPKTGDEIQIAAANVPAFVAGKALKDSVK
- a CDS encoding DUF1481 domain-containing protein, giving the protein MKKAFLLVSLLSTFLIGCSSTSPRTNLEQFETHTGGQVMGDATSFYWVTNKLTQPHTSADYVTMGDYGWYKTDYAWSEDVLREFVREGELRDDSLSLVPYRVHVRFNQSGEAVYQQYRLDGKVLPLQSVQLDRFKQEATSALDVTEKQNDAGLELLQGYWNGKVFQTCSGQQFTDIEFNQTLPNFVINRLSSVESYGAFVGKGSLRKLSVAEFLMLADDNHQCIARPSLLKE